One Ignavibacterium album JCM 16511 genomic region harbors:
- a CDS encoding T9SS type A sorting domain-containing protein: MRYKQNNQVPLAPTGLAISKSANNHPYLQWPANAEPDIYQYVVEKYAGEFGWVALTQTANRYYEDVTESYCTAVPPAQCEAGHWVYYRLKAVDLQSLVSNPSGSVGTYVLGGIPYKIGGEGENQKTPEKYTLTQNYPNPFNPSTTIDFSIKENSNVTLKIYDMLGKEVALLVNERKEPGKYSVTFNASELPSGIYVYRLDANDFTATKKLMLVK; this comes from the coding sequence TTGAGGTATAAACAAAATAATCAAGTACCTCTTGCACCGACAGGCTTGGCAATTAGCAAAAGTGCAAATAACCATCCGTATTTGCAATGGCCGGCAAATGCTGAACCAGATATATATCAATATGTGGTTGAAAAGTATGCAGGTGAATTTGGTTGGGTTGCGCTTACTCAAACAGCTAACCGCTATTATGAAGATGTAACAGAAAGTTATTGTACTGCTGTTCCACCTGCACAATGCGAAGCTGGTCATTGGGTTTATTACAGATTAAAAGCGGTTGATTTACAATCTCTGGTTTCAAATCCTTCAGGAAGTGTTGGTACGTACGTACTAGGTGGAATACCGTATAAAATTGGTGGAGAGGGTGAAAATCAGAAAACCCCGGAGAAATATACTTTAACTCAAAATTATCCTAATCCATTTAATCCATCAACTACAATTGATTTTTCTATTAAAGAAAATTCTAACGTAACATTAAAAATATACGATATGCTTGGTAAAGAAGTTGCATTACTTGTCAACGAAAGAAAAGAACCGGGTAAATACTCTGTAACATTTAATGCTTCAGAATTACCATCAGGGATTTATGTATATAGATTAGATGCAAATGATTTTACAGCTACGAAAAAATTAATGCTGGTTAAATAA
- a CDS encoding Crp/Fnr family transcriptional regulator, translated as MNTTNIDFLKNIPLFSDLDDDTLQKIYKSGLLQNFRKNSVILSEEDAGSAMFFIVEGKVKVSRSSGDGKEVILAILNESDFFGEMAILDGMTRSATVTAVEDSKLFIIQRAEFLELLKNYPEVSIALLQELSRRLRAATMKIKALSLKDAEGKVATVLLQIADEVGKIRQGIVEIEDLPYQQELANMAGTSRETISRTLHSFAKKGMIELEGSKVKILDYEKFKELYGQ; from the coding sequence GTGAATACAACAAATATCGACTTTCTTAAGAACATACCTCTTTTTTCTGATTTGGACGACGATACCCTCCAAAAAATTTATAAATCGGGATTATTGCAGAACTTCAGAAAAAACTCCGTTATTCTTTCGGAAGAAGATGCCGGAAGTGCAATGTTCTTTATTGTTGAAGGTAAAGTTAAAGTTTCCCGCTCAAGTGGCGATGGAAAAGAAGTTATTCTTGCAATCCTGAATGAATCCGATTTTTTTGGAGAGATGGCAATACTGGACGGTATGACCCGTTCTGCTACTGTTACTGCTGTTGAAGATTCAAAACTTTTTATTATTCAAAGAGCTGAATTTCTTGAACTACTTAAAAATTATCCCGAAGTTTCAATTGCTTTACTTCAGGAACTTTCAAGAAGACTGCGTGCTGCAACCATGAAAATCAAAGCACTTTCATTAAAAGATGCTGAAGGAAAAGTAGCAACGGTTCTTCTTCAGATTGCTGATGAAGTAGGGAAAATTCGTCAGGGAATTGTTGAAATCGAAGACCTTCCCTATCAGCAGGAACTTGCTAATATGGCAGGAACTTCACGCGAAACTATTTCAAGAACACTTCACTCTTTTGCTAAAAAAGGAATGATTGAATTAGAGGGATCAAAAGTAAAAATTCTCGACTACGAAAAGTTTAAAGAACTCTATGGTCAATAG
- a CDS encoding FG-GAP repeat domain-containing protein — translation MRLKFVCCLLFVVSGFLFSQNRSETREEKLEQLTKRTDIKVTEVEKDILRLEYPSGKVLYKNIGDYVPINERNITYSPTFDSTIIDLTTIDTSLYYHKYSFWQEVPISNLQFDYLRIDDVNNNGKPELYGARKYFSSSDLPEPVTVYELNNSEIFYEIFQYDTVVHIQNIYDVNRDGKEEVHFTPSILTPNEQRFYSKPTDTTLATNLDFVFNPDLPYQLDDPTLGNFDGDQQTDLVFDKASNVYIFEYNHIINNFDSVYHFQVPDPIDLGIGGYSVGDFDLDGKTDIVFSTVRGKVFVIENEGNNQYNDVWQGSVESNNAYVHTWTNDIDRNGKPEFWVLADAYYNGIGTTRITIFETNGDNSYQAVGRIDLVGIMSFYAGNMQAIDIDNDGTEEIAVCIDDNFIILEFNGRENHHTYEVYYIKKNELNTEEEYQVYMGAIMYNLQSTSKYAILISMYHTKEVQPNLFNTRYVTKIYKPDSTTSINGDEIKPIRLKILQNYPNPFNPSTTVKFELNQMSIVSIKVFNILGKEVTTLLNKELSPGIYTINWEAKDSNGQLLPSGVYLIKLSANNETGNYTRTIKSLLLK, via the coding sequence ATGAGATTAAAATTTGTTTGTTGTTTGTTGTTTGTTGTAAGTGGTTTTCTTTTTTCACAGAACAGGTCTGAAACAAGAGAAGAAAAACTTGAGCAGTTAACTAAAAGAACCGATATAAAGGTTACAGAAGTAGAAAAGGATATTCTCAGGTTAGAATATCCTAGTGGTAAAGTGCTGTATAAAAATATCGGCGATTATGTCCCCATTAATGAAAGAAACATAACCTATTCCCCAACCTTTGACAGCACAATAATAGACCTTACAACTATTGATACATCTCTTTATTATCATAAATACAGCTTCTGGCAGGAAGTGCCTATAAGCAATTTGCAGTTTGATTATTTAAGGATAGATGATGTTAATAATAATGGTAAACCTGAATTGTACGGCGCAAGAAAATATTTTTCTTCTTCTGATTTGCCAGAACCTGTAACAGTTTATGAATTAAATAATTCAGAAATATTTTATGAGATATTTCAATACGATACTGTTGTACACATTCAAAATATTTATGATGTTAATCGCGACGGAAAAGAGGAAGTTCATTTTACACCCTCCATTTTGACACCAAATGAACAGCGATTCTACTCAAAACCTACTGATACAACTTTAGCAACGAACTTAGATTTTGTATTCAATCCAGATCTGCCATATCAACTCGATGATCCAACTTTGGGAAATTTTGATGGAGATCAGCAAACTGATTTAGTATTTGACAAAGCATCAAATGTTTACATTTTTGAATATAATCACATTATCAACAACTTCGATTCTGTTTATCACTTTCAAGTGCCTGATCCAATTGATCTAGGAATAGGAGGCTATTCAGTTGGAGATTTTGATCTTGATGGAAAAACAGATATTGTATTCAGCACTGTTAGAGGAAAAGTTTTTGTGATAGAGAATGAAGGTAATAACCAATATAACGATGTTTGGCAGGGAAGCGTTGAAAGCAATAATGCTTATGTACATACCTGGACAAATGACATAGATAGAAACGGAAAGCCGGAGTTCTGGGTTTTAGCAGATGCTTATTATAACGGAATAGGTACAACACGGATAACAATCTTTGAAACAAATGGCGACAACAGTTATCAGGCAGTAGGAAGGATTGATCTTGTTGGAATAATGTCATTCTATGCAGGCAATATGCAGGCAATTGATATTGATAATGATGGAACTGAGGAAATTGCTGTATGCATTGACGACAATTTTATAATACTCGAATTCAATGGAAGAGAGAATCATCATACTTATGAGGTGTATTACATTAAGAAAAATGAGCTTAATACAGAGGAAGAATATCAGGTTTATATGGGAGCAATAATGTATAACCTGCAAAGCACTAGCAAATATGCAATTCTGATTTCAATGTATCACACTAAGGAAGTACAACCAAATTTATTCAACACACGTTATGTTACAAAGATATATAAGCCTGATAGTACAACAAGTATTAATGGTGATGAAATTAAACCGATAAGGTTAAAGATTCTTCAAAATTACCCGAACCCTTTTAATCCATCAACTACAGTTAAATTTGAATTAAATCAAATGAGTATTGTCTCTATAAAGGTATTCAATATATTAGGGAAAGAAGTAACTACACTGTTAAACAAAGAATTATCTCCCGGCATTTATACAATTAACTGGGAAGCAAAAGACAGCAATGGACAGTTGTTGCCTTCAGGTGTGTATTTAATAAAACTATCTGCAAATAATGAAACAGGTAATTATACACGTACTATTAAATCATTGTTACTTAAATAG
- a CDS encoding peptidylprolyl isomerase, which produces MRSLAPAFIITVGALFVLFMVISDSNVLEALGGKTNYIGKVNGKEITYQEFQTALDRQLENLKQQTGQDIDESQMDQIREQVWESIVNQVLIEQAVQKFGITVSDEEIKEIILGENPPDFLKQNFVDSLGNFNRQLYEQALFDPRNKEALVQAEEFVRQQRLTQKLQSYLLAGIVVTEDEVKQKFIDQNISMEADYVLFDVNSVPESEIQVTDADLKSYFDKNINLYKQPPQRKLQFVLFPNVPSADDTNLVLKNLQNILRKIKEEGADFKEMVDIYSEIPYSRDTLSVQYFTPEALKLISSANPGDVIGPVAAPQGFTIYKFFGKVPSTETFARASHILINQKGSDEKNLEEANKIYQRLIAGEDFGKLAKEFSADPGSGKNGGDLGFFTKGMMVKEFEDAVFNGKVGEIQKPVKTSYGYHIIKVTDRINYKFVVERLSMQVKQSATTKDRIYNQANDFSFLANKNGFESEAKLMGYEIRETPLFSEQSVSVPAIGPNKQLVKYSFENSVNTVSPPFKTPSGYVVVRIAEALGERFTPFDEVKVSMKPAVIREKKFEKLEKTAKEVYSKAGGDIYKIPQIRPDLTIQQTGPFTAQGTIPNLGRDYAFINKAQSLEVGKTTEPFKGMRGYYIMRLTKKTPFDKDTYSAQAATIKMQLLNEKKARFINEWLEQMKKDAKIVDNRFMFFGY; this is translated from the coding sequence ATGCGTAGTTTAGCTCCTGCATTCATAATTACAGTAGGTGCTCTTTTTGTTTTATTTATGGTTATTTCTGATTCAAATGTTCTTGAAGCTCTTGGCGGAAAGACAAATTATATCGGGAAAGTTAATGGAAAAGAAATTACTTATCAGGAATTCCAGACTGCACTTGATCGTCAACTCGAAAATTTAAAACAGCAGACAGGTCAGGATATTGATGAAAGTCAGATGGATCAAATCCGTGAGCAGGTTTGGGAATCAATCGTAAATCAGGTTTTGATTGAACAGGCAGTTCAGAAATTTGGAATTACAGTATCCGATGAAGAAATAAAAGAAATTATTCTTGGAGAAAATCCACCTGATTTTCTGAAACAAAATTTTGTTGATTCACTTGGGAACTTTAATCGTCAGCTTTATGAACAGGCATTATTTGACCCAAGAAATAAAGAAGCTCTGGTTCAGGCGGAAGAATTCGTAAGACAGCAGAGATTAACTCAGAAACTTCAAAGTTATCTTTTAGCTGGTATTGTTGTTACAGAGGATGAGGTTAAACAGAAGTTTATCGATCAGAACATCTCGATGGAAGCTGATTATGTTTTGTTTGATGTGAACAGTGTTCCGGAATCCGAAATTCAGGTTACTGATGCTGATTTAAAATCCTATTTCGATAAAAATATAAATCTCTATAAACAACCTCCGCAGCGAAAATTACAGTTTGTTTTATTCCCGAATGTTCCTTCTGCTGATGATACTAATCTTGTCTTAAAGAATCTTCAGAATATTTTGAGAAAGATTAAAGAAGAAGGTGCAGACTTTAAAGAAATGGTTGATATCTATTCTGAAATTCCATATTCCCGTGATACTCTATCAGTTCAATACTTTACTCCGGAAGCTCTTAAGCTAATCAGTTCTGCAAATCCAGGTGATGTAATCGGACCTGTAGCAGCACCACAGGGTTTTACTATTTATAAATTTTTTGGTAAAGTACCCAGCACTGAAACTTTCGCAAGAGCATCCCACATTTTAATTAATCAGAAGGGAAGTGATGAAAAGAACCTCGAAGAAGCAAATAAAATTTATCAGAGATTAATTGCAGGTGAAGATTTTGGAAAGCTTGCCAAAGAATTTTCTGCTGATCCGGGAAGCGGTAAGAACGGCGGAGATTTAGGATTTTTTACAAAAGGTATGATGGTTAAAGAATTTGAAGATGCGGTATTTAACGGAAAAGTCGGAGAAATACAGAAACCGGTTAAGACTTCCTATGGCTATCATATCATTAAGGTAACTGACAGAATTAATTATAAATTTGTTGTAGAACGACTTTCGATGCAGGTTAAACAATCTGCAACCACAAAAGACAGAATTTATAATCAGGCGAATGACTTTTCATTCCTTGCAAACAAAAACGGATTTGAAAGCGAAGCAAAACTGATGGGTTATGAAATCAGAGAAACACCTTTATTCAGTGAACAATCGGTTTCAGTTCCTGCAATTGGACCTAATAAACAATTAGTAAAATATTCTTTTGAAAACAGTGTGAATACTGTCAGTCCGCCATTTAAAACTCCGAGTGGTTATGTAGTTGTAAGAATTGCTGAAGCTTTAGGCGAAAGATTTACTCCGTTTGACGAAGTAAAAGTTTCGATGAAACCGGCAGTAATCAGAGAAAAGAAATTTGAGAAACTTGAGAAGACTGCAAAAGAAGTTTACTCAAAAGCAGGTGGTGATATTTATAAAATACCACAGATTCGTCCTGATTTAACTATTCAGCAAACCGGACCATTTACTGCTCAGGGAACAATTCCTAATCTCGGACGAGACTATGCTTTTATAAATAAAGCACAATCACTCGAAGTAGGAAAAACAACCGAACCATTCAAAGGAATGCGCGGTTATTACATTATGAGACTAACTAAGAAAACTCCTTTTGATAAAGATACTTATTCAGCTCAGGCAGCAACAATAAAAATGCAATTGCTTAATGAGAAGAAAGCAAGATTTATTAACGAATGGCTTGAGCAGATGAAAAAAGATGCAAAGATTGTAGATAACAGATTTATGTTCTTTGGATATTAA
- a CDS encoding integron integrase: MHGIRQNIFSATVLPQQKQVKQKLLDQVRNELRVNHYSKKTEEAYIGWIKRFILFHNKRHPIDMGAGEIKSFVDNLVTNYLVSSATQNQALQGILFLYKNILKKDVGWIENIKRSTRVKHLPVVLSKREVAKVFDNLEGTNKLIVSLLYGSGLRLSEALKLRIKDIDFDYKQILVRDGKGEKDRHTILPDSVIPELKKHLNNVYKQHKGDLAKGKGETILPYALSKKYPNAAKEFGWQYVFPADKFIKDKDSGLVTRWHIHESTVQRAVKDAVKKSGITKPASPHTFRHSFATHLLENGYDIRTIQELLGHSSVKTTMIYTHVLNRGLGVKSPLD; this comes from the coding sequence TTGCACGGGATAAGACAAAATATTTTTTCCGCTACCGTACTTCCACAACAAAAACAAGTTAAACAAAAATTACTTGATCAGGTAAGGAATGAATTGAGGGTAAATCACTACAGCAAAAAGACAGAAGAAGCCTACATTGGCTGGATAAAAAGATTTATCTTATTCCACAATAAGCGTCATCCAATAGATATGGGCGCTGGAGAAATTAAGTCATTCGTTGATAATCTTGTAACTAATTATCTTGTTTCTTCTGCTACGCAGAACCAGGCATTGCAGGGAATTTTATTTCTTTACAAAAACATTCTAAAAAAAGATGTTGGCTGGATTGAAAATATTAAACGGTCAACTAGAGTAAAACACCTGCCTGTTGTTTTATCCAAAAGAGAAGTTGCTAAAGTATTTGATAATCTTGAAGGAACAAATAAACTAATTGTTTCATTACTTTATGGCAGTGGTTTAAGATTATCCGAAGCATTAAAGCTAAGGATAAAGGATATTGATTTCGATTATAAGCAAATATTAGTCAGGGATGGTAAAGGTGAGAAAGACAGACACACAATTCTTCCCGATTCTGTAATTCCGGAACTAAAGAAACACTTAAATAATGTTTATAAACAACATAAAGGTGATTTAGCCAAAGGCAAAGGTGAAACTATTTTACCGTATGCATTAAGCAAGAAATATCCTAATGCAGCAAAGGAATTTGGTTGGCAATATGTTTTCCCGGCAGATAAATTTATAAAAGATAAAGATAGTGGTTTAGTAACCAGATGGCATATTCACGAAAGTACCGTACAGCGTGCAGTAAAAGATGCTGTTAAAAAGAGTGGTATAACGAAACCAGCAAGTCCACATACCTTCCGACATTCATTTGCCACACATTTACTCGAAAATGGTTATGATATCAGAACGATTCAGGAATTGCTTGGCCACAGTTCAGTTAAAACGACGATGATTTACACCCATGTTTTAAACAGAGGATTAGGAGTTAAAAGTCCATTAGACTGA
- a CDS encoding PHP domain-containing protein, with protein MRKADLHMHTKHSDGAHSTEEVILMAKERGLEIISITDHDNISAIKEAIEIGRFYGIEVIPGLEISSDIRDQEVHILAYFFDPDSKELEEYLKFFRSERVKRASRIVEKLNLLGFEITIEDVLEKAGDSAVGRPHIAQAMVQRQIVSNYYEAFYKFIGNGCPAYEKKIHLSPKSAFKIINDAGGLSFIAHPNNMPDVILKELIEDGVDGIEVIHPSHLPNQVKHFRGIVGEFFLLESGGSDFHGGDRNDYSNFGKYYTSSLKVDAMKNYLLRNTA; from the coding sequence ATGAGAAAAGCTGATTTACATATGCACACAAAACATTCAGATGGAGCGCATTCCACTGAAGAAGTTATTCTGATGGCAAAAGAACGTGGTCTTGAAATTATCAGCATAACCGATCACGATAATATTTCTGCAATAAAAGAAGCAATTGAGATTGGCAGGTTCTATGGAATTGAAGTAATCCCGGGTTTGGAAATCAGTTCTGATATTCGTGATCAGGAAGTGCACATACTTGCATATTTTTTTGACCCTGATAGTAAGGAGCTTGAGGAATATTTGAAATTTTTCAGATCGGAAAGAGTGAAGCGTGCCTCAAGGATTGTTGAAAAGTTAAACTTACTTGGATTTGAAATAACAATTGAAGATGTTCTTGAGAAAGCCGGTGATTCGGCGGTTGGAAGACCTCACATCGCTCAGGCAATGGTGCAGCGACAGATTGTTTCAAATTACTATGAAGCATTTTATAAGTTCATTGGTAACGGTTGTCCTGCTTACGAAAAGAAAATTCATCTTTCTCCTAAAAGTGCTTTCAAAATAATTAATGATGCCGGTGGATTATCATTTATTGCTCATCCAAACAATATGCCCGATGTAATTTTGAAAGAATTAATTGAAGATGGTGTTGATGGAATTGAAGTAATCCATCCTTCACATCTTCCCAATCAGGTAAAACATTTCAGAGGAATTGTCGGAGAATTTTTCTTACTCGAAAGTGGTGGCTCTGATTTTCACGGCGGTGACAGAAATGATTATTCAAATTTCGGAAAGTACTATACTTCTTCACTCAAAGTTGATGCAATGAAAAATTATTTATTAAGGAACACAGCTTAA
- a CDS encoding T9SS type A sorting domain-containing protein → MPFTIYTPQLLYAEHSVFGDVTSLLNQIDEQYSVLNTDEMITLEYSAPPINEGMERTFIFVSRGRYERLENKMLAKGKTQIENKNQNLSSFENTSIIYEYRLKQNYPNPFNPVTTINYQIKEQGLVQLKVYNLLGQEIITLVNEEQPSGMYETLFDASNLPSGVYIYSLKVNDFVQNNKMTLLK, encoded by the coding sequence TTGCCCTTTACTATTTACACTCCACAACTTTTATACGCAGAACATTCTGTTTTTGGTGATGTAACAAGTCTATTAAATCAGATAGACGAACAATATTCAGTACTCAATACAGATGAGATGATAACCTTAGAGTACTCAGCACCACCAATAAATGAAGGAATGGAAAGAACATTTATATTTGTATCAAGAGGCAGATACGAGCGCTTAGAAAATAAAATGTTAGCCAAAGGTAAAACTCAAATCGAAAACAAAAATCAGAATTTATCATCATTTGAAAATACAAGTATTATTTATGAATATAGATTAAAGCAGAACTATCCAAATCCTTTTAATCCGGTAACAACAATTAATTATCAAATAAAGGAGCAAGGATTAGTTCAGTTAAAGGTTTATAATTTATTAGGTCAAGAAATTATAACGCTTGTAAATGAAGAACAGCCCTCTGGAATGTATGAAACATTATTTGATGCAAGTAATCTTCCAAGTGGCGTTTATATCTACTCATTGAAAGTGAATGACTTTGTTCAGAATAACAAGATGACACTTTTGAAATAA
- a CDS encoding transposase, translated as MKNEKRKFTAEFKVQVLREHLENQVSVAKICEQYNINPNLFYLWKKELFAGALERFSNKKNSNTDQVKLSKLEEKLKDKDSLISEIVEDNLRLKKKLNGGY; from the coding sequence ATGAAAAACGAAAAAAGAAAATTCACAGCAGAATTTAAAGTGCAGGTTTTAAGAGAACACCTTGAAAACCAGGTTTCGGTTGCTAAAATATGTGAGCAGTATAATATCAACCCTAATCTGTTCTATCTCTGGAAGAAAGAGCTATTTGCCGGAGCCCTGGAAAGATTTTCAAATAAGAAAAACAGTAATACTGATCAGGTAAAACTTAGTAAATTGGAAGAAAAACTAAAGGACAAAGATTCTTTGATAAGTGAAATAGTAGAGGATAACTTAAGATTAAAAAAAAAGCTGAATGGGGGGTATTAA
- the ribE gene encoding 6,7-dimethyl-8-ribityllumazine synthase: protein MKIIEGKYSAAGKKFAIILSRFNEYIGESLLKGAIDCFEKHGVSQDSIDVIKVPGAFEIPVTADKLASSKKYSAIVCLGVVIRGATPHFEYVASTASNGIAQVSLKHSLPVIFGVLTTDTIEQAIERAGTKAGNKGWDAALTALEMSDLFKQI from the coding sequence ATGAAAATCATAGAAGGTAAATACTCAGCTGCAGGAAAAAAGTTTGCAATAATTTTAAGTCGCTTTAATGAATACATTGGCGAAAGTTTATTAAAAGGTGCAATTGATTGCTTTGAAAAACACGGTGTAAGTCAGGATAGTATTGATGTTATTAAAGTTCCTGGTGCATTCGAAATACCAGTCACAGCAGATAAACTTGCATCGTCAAAAAAATACTCAGCAATTGTTTGCCTTGGTGTTGTTATCCGAGGAGCAACTCCACATTTTGAATATGTTGCTTCAACAGCTAGTAATGGAATCGCTCAGGTGAGCCTCAAACATTCTTTACCGGTTATCTTTGGTGTTCTGACAACAGATACAATTGAACAGGCAATTGAAAGAGCAGGAACCAAAGCCGGTAATAAAGGTTGGGACGCTGCGTTAACAGCACTCGAAATGTCTGATTTATTCAAACAAATTTAG
- a CDS encoding DDE-type integrase/transposase/recombinase, with protein sequence MWVEPEIRDSVVKQITYLSFRSGIPVKKLLPIIGLCRVKFYKWVKRSGTANNHNGKIPKTHWLTPDEVKLIEDFAREHYSESDYFLKDGYRRVAYKMLDLNIVAVSPSSVYRILKKAGLLNKWNTEKSNLKATGFKQPDFPHKHWHVDIKYLNFNGTFLFLISVLDGYSRYALHHEVRHTMNEYDVQLTVQNAKEKFPLARPRIISDNGAQFISKEFKQFIKDAEFTHVKTSVNYPQANGKIERYHRTISEECLRIKSPVSFDDFKIYIEDYVNFYNTKRLHASLNYLTPEDYLLGRKEIRITQRELKLEKAELNRASYWKTLEQAA encoded by the coding sequence ATGTGGGTTGAACCAGAAATAAGAGATTCGGTAGTAAAACAGATTACATATCTTTCATTTAGAAGTGGAATACCGGTAAAAAAACTACTGCCAATTATCGGATTATGCAGAGTTAAGTTTTACAAATGGGTAAAAAGATCCGGCACAGCCAATAATCATAACGGAAAGATACCAAAGACTCATTGGTTAACGCCTGATGAAGTAAAGCTAATAGAAGACTTTGCAAGAGAACATTATTCTGAGAGTGATTATTTTCTTAAAGACGGTTACCGCAGAGTTGCTTATAAAATGCTGGACTTAAATATCGTTGCAGTCAGTCCATCCTCTGTTTATCGTATTCTAAAGAAGGCTGGTCTATTAAACAAGTGGAATACTGAGAAAAGCAATCTTAAAGCAACGGGATTTAAGCAACCTGATTTTCCGCATAAACACTGGCACGTGGATATTAAATATTTGAACTTTAACGGAACATTCTTATTCCTTATTTCTGTGCTTGATGGTTACTCACGATATGCACTTCATCACGAGGTAAGGCATACTATGAATGAATATGATGTACAACTTACGGTTCAAAATGCAAAGGAAAAGTTTCCATTAGCCAGACCAAGAATTATATCAGATAATGGAGCTCAGTTTATCTCAAAAGAATTTAAGCAGTTTATTAAAGATGCTGAATTTACTCACGTAAAAACATCGGTTAATTATCCACAGGCTAACGGTAAAATTGAACGCTATCATAGAACAATTAGCGAAGAATGTTTAAGAATAAAATCACCTGTTAGCTTTGATGACTTTAAGATTTATATCGAAGATTACGTAAACTTCTACAACACTAAAAGACTTCACGCTTCACTTAATTATCTAACACCAGAAGATTATCTGTTAGGCAGAAAAGAAATTAGAATTACTCAAAGAGAATTAAAATTAGAAAAAGCTGAACTAAACAGAGCCAGTTATTGGAAAACTTTGGAACAAGCAGCTTAA
- a CDS encoding PEGA domain-containing protein, which translates to MKKFFFHSSVLVLLIVVSFIFTSCATIFKGSTDDVSFSSDPTGAKVYVNGSLLGTTPFQLELKSKNSYTIEFKKDGYETKTVVLNNSVGGGWIVLDILGGLFPVIIDAATGNWYSLDQEHVNAVLEKQQNK; encoded by the coding sequence ATGAAAAAGTTCTTCTTTCACAGTTCTGTTCTTGTTCTTCTTATTGTTGTTTCTTTCATATTCACTAGTTGCGCAACCATTTTCAAAGGTTCAACAGATGATGTAAGTTTTTCATCAGATCCTACTGGCGCTAAAGTTTATGTTAATGGAAGTCTATTAGGCACAACACCTTTTCAGTTAGAACTAAAATCCAAGAACTCTTATACTATTGAGTTTAAGAAAGACGGCTATGAAACTAAGACCGTTGTATTAAATAATTCAGTTGGAGGTGGATGGATTGTTCTAGATATACTCGGTGGTTTGTTTCCGGTTATTATTGATGCTGCAACTGGAAATTGGTATAGTTTAGATCAAGAACACGTAAATGCAGTTCTTGAAAAACAACAGAACAAATAG